From the genome of Pseudanabaena sp. PCC 7367:
AGAAGGTATGCGGAAATTGGGTTTGCCAGAGCGAATAAATGGCAACGGCGTTTTTAAATCTTCTTAAACCTTGATCAATCTCTTGTAAACCTCTTGTAAGCCACTTGTAAACAGCTATTAAATCGAATTCGGAGAATTATTATGTCAATCCCGCTCTTAGAATACACCACCAAGTCAGAGAATCATCGTGTGGATGGTTTTGAAGTACCTGGGGAAGAGCAACCCAATCGCTATAAGGCTGGCCAGGGGGGTATAGCAACTGATGTGGATATCTCGATTTCCACTGCCTATCGACAGATTTGGAATGAGCAACAAATGTTGAGCCACTATCGCCAACGTTTCCTAGAATCGCAACTGCGCTCTGGCCAAATTACCGTTAAGGACTTTATTCGTGGCCTGCTGCTATCGGCATCGTTCCGTAATCTGGTCTTTGATACCAATAATAACTATCGGTTTGCAGAAATCTGCGTACAGCGGGTGCTGGGTCGGAATGTGTATAGCGATCGTGAAAAAATCGCCTGGTCGATCGTGCTGGCTACCTCTGGCTTGAATGGGTTTGTGGATGCGCTTTTGGCCAGTGATGAATATAACGATAACTTCGGCGATCACACTGTGCCCTACCAACGCCGCCGCATTTTGCCCCAACACGATCGGGGTGAAACCACCTTTAACCACATGGCTCGCTATGGCACCGACTACCGCGATAAGCTACCCAAGTCTTCCTATGGTGGTCGGGGTGGTGCGCGCTTGAGCTATACCCGCTGGGAATGGCAGCGCAATCTACCCAAGGAATTGCAACAGACCTGGATCGCCTTGTTCTATTTTGGGCTTGCATTCATTGTGCTGATGTTTGGCGTGACGGTGTTGGGCTACTAGTTAGTTAGGTAATCTAATAATCTAATCTGGCTGAGAATTGCTTAATTAACCAAACTGCTTATTTTCTTGTTTCTAGTGGTCAGTTGATTAGTTCAATTGATCGGTTATGCCCTGAGCGCTACTTCAATCGTGGCGATCGGGGTATTTTACTTGGGGCTGAGGGGCAATTACTGTTACGTTTAGTGGGTTTTCCTTGATCAAGAGAAAGAAGGCTAGCAAAAAGCTCGCCGCCTAGTTCGGTTTAGTTATTCCCACAAAAACCCTAAATCCAACTCAAACCCAGGCAATACGTCTTCACCAGATAGACTTTGCGGCATCTCTAATAATTCTTTCTCTTGACCCAAAGATTGACCAGGGCGATAGATTTCTACTTGCTTGGCTTCGGGGTTAATCAACCAGCCCAACTGCGCCCCATTCTCGATATATTCAATCATCTTGGCTTGCACCAGCTTTAAATTATCGCTCCACGATACGAGTTCCATCACAAAATCAGGGCAGAGAGGTGCAAAACTCTCGCGTTCTTCTTTGCTCAGAGCATCCCAGCGATCGTTGCGAATCCAACTTAAATCAGGCGATCGGATCGCGCCATTGGGCAGAGTAAACCCAGCCGATCCATCAAACCCATGACCTAATTTGGCTTGGCGATTCCATATCCCCAGGCTACCGATCAACTGTGCATTTTGCATACCTTTCGTGCCACCGGAAAGAGGATTAATAACTAATTCACCCTGGGCACTGCGCTCAAAAAGAACTTCAGGATTATTAGCACAAAGACGATAGAATGCATCATCATCAAGGTCTAGCACTGATTCCAGATTGAGGATATAAGTGTACATGATTGCCCCGGTGGTAAGGGATTATGTGTCTATTCTAAACGTATTTAACTTAAATGCTAAACTGAGAGGCAATCGCCCAGCTAACCAAAAGCCATGACTAACCCAGCGCTTACGCAAATTTTTGAATTATCCATCGCCGAAAAACTGCAACTCGTAGAAGACCTGTGGGATAGCATCGCTGAATCCCCAGAGCAGGTGCCGGTGCGCGATTGGCAAAAGGAAGAATTAGCCAAGCGTAAAGCTAACTATCTGCAAAATCCTGATTCTGGTAGTTCTTGGGAAGAAGTAAAACAGCGCATTCATTATGACGCTTAGAAACCTAATTGTTCTACCAGAAGCCGAACATGACTTAGGCCAAGCTTATAGCTGGTACGAAAACCAAGAGATCGGTCTAGGACGAGAGTTTCTTCGATGCGTAGATGCCTGTATGCAATTGCTCCAGCGCAACCCAGAAATTCATCAAGTCATATATGAAAGCTAGCGCAGGGCAATAGTTCGACGCTTTCCTTACGTTATTTTCTATGAATACTCAGGCATTGATATTATAGTCTACGCAGTTTTTCACTGTTCACAAAATCCTAAGAAATGGCAAACTCGGCTACCCTAACAGTAACCGAGCTATGAGAGCTTTAAATTCAATACTAAGCCAAACCAACCAACTGCTTACTACATTCCCACATCTTCTCACCCTTATCATAATCACTCGCCTGGGGCGACACATCCTGGATAAACGCTTCACGCCCTTCCGCTTGGCGATTGCCCCAACTCCAGTAAGCACCGGACTTGCGGAACTCAGGATCAGCCACCACTGCCGCAACCCGCTCGCCTGCCAATTCCTCCGAAACAAACCCACCGGTAATATAACGCTGGAACAAGGGGAATAGGAACTGGAACAACTTATAGTGATTGCGAAACAGAGCCGTAGTCGCTACGCACCCAGGATAGAGCGAAGTAAAGGTAATGCCAGTATTGTAATGATAGCGGCGATGGAGTTCGCGCATGGTCAGGATATTACAGACCTTACTTTCCTTGTAAGCCCGCACTGGCTCAAACTCTTTGCCATTCGCCATCGTAATCGGCTCCTTGAAACCAGCCTCAAACCCTTCGAGATCGCCCAGGTCTGGCCTTGGTGGAATCTTACCACCCAGTTCATCGGGGTTGTGCGTCACCGTGCCCAAAATCACCATGCGCGGATCGCCCGTAGTAGATTTCTGCAAGTCCTCGATCATCAGGTTGCATAGCAAAAAGTGCCCCAGATGATTAGTAGCCATGCTCAATTCATAGCCATCTTCGCTAAACTTGGGCTTTTTCTGCAACGGCGTGTAGATCGCCGCATTACAGACCAGCGCATCCAGAGGTCTGCCGCTTTCACGGAATTTTTGTACAAAGCTACGCACGCTACTCAGCGAGGAGGTATCGATCTCCATTACTTGATAGCTGTCTTCCGGAATGCCATAATCCTTGGCCACCGCGATCGCTTTTTCGAGGTTACGGCAAGCGCCAATCACATTCCAATCACCTCGCTCCGCCAGGGCTTTGGCGGCAAATAAACCCACGCCCGAAGACGTGCCGGTGATGATCACGGTTTTCTTCGATTGCCCTATCATTCTATGCCAACTCCCTTGATCATTACTAAGTATCTATACAACTTAATAGATAATCGCATAAGCGGTAGCAGCTATAGCGCGATTGTTAAGGGTTTGTCATGTTTTGGTATTTTCTGGCGATTCTGCTTCGGGTTTATTATTACGCACAGATCTACGCTTTTTGGATGATTTATTAACCAATACTACAGATCCCTAAGCTATCTTGGGTAAACTGAAAATGCTAAAAGTTTAAGTAAATAGATTGCTGCAGGTGCACGTTGACGGATGACTGAATTACTCAAACTAGCGATCGCCCAGCTCGAACAATTGCCACCCGAACAGCAAGATGCGATCGCGGCACGGTTATTGGCGGCAGTACATGATCAAGAACAATGGGAAACCCATCTTTTTTCGACGACGGAAGAGTGGTGGAATCAGATCGCGGCAATGGCATATCAAGAGGAGCCCAGATCTGAGATCGAATCCTTAGAGCAGGTTGCCCCATCCCAGCCATAGAGGGCTGAGCTCAACATTAAGTAACCATCTGGGGTTCGGGGAATCGCTCCACCTGAATCCGATCGATCGCATCATACATCTGGGCAATGTCATAGGCAAGTTGCATTCTTAACCAATGTTCCGGTGTAGTGCCAAATGCCTTCGATACCCGGATCGCCATTTCCGGTGACAGCGAAGTGCGACCATTAATCACCCGCGAAAGGGTTTGCCGCGTCACCCCCAGCTTAGTTGCAGCCTCGCCAATGTTCAGGCCAGTGGATTCGATCGCATGTTTAATAATTTTGCCTGGATGGGCTGGTTGATTAATCCAAAGGCGCAGCAAGTGGAAATCTATTACCCCAATTCAAAGTCAGGCCAGGATGCTCAGCCAGAAAAGGAACTATTAGAATCACCTAAAACCTTGTCTGGTGAGGATTTGTTGCCAGGGTTTGAGTTGGATTTAGGGTTTATGTGGGAATGAGTTAAATGGTTGTTTAGCGATCGTTTAAGCTAAATGTCCCTATAATAGGCAGATAAATCCTTGCTCTAGCTATGAGGCCACCATGACTGCCCATACCCTCAATCTGGAATCGGTAATTGACCTTAGTAATGAACAGTTCTATCAACTCTGTCGCCGTAATCCTGACCTGCGGTTCGAGCGCAGCGCCAATGGAGATTTAATCATTATGTCCCCCACTGGATATGAAACCAGTAGACGCAATTTCAGCTTAATTGGTAAATTTGCTGCTTGGGTTGAGCAAAATGACTTGGGCTATGGATTTGACTCTAATGGCGGGTTTATTTTACCAAATGGTGCAATTCGCTCTCCAGATTTGAGTTGGGTGCGCAAGGAACGCTTAGATGCTTTAAACATGGAAACAGAAGATCAATTTCTACCGATTTGCCCTGATTTTGTAGTGGAGTTGATGTCTAAAAGCGATCGCCTTTCTGTAACTCAGGCGAAGCTGATTGAGTATATCGAAAACGGGGCGCAGTTGGGCTGGTTAATTAATCCAAAGGCGCAGCAGGTAGAAGTCTATCACCCCAATTCAAAGTCAGGCCAGGACGCTCAGCCAGAAAAGGAACTATTAGAATCGCCTAAAACCTTGTCTGGTGAGGATTTGTTGCCAGGGTTTGAGTTGGATTTAGGGTTTATGTGGGAATGAGTTAAATGGTTGTTTAGCGATCGTTTAAGCTAAATGTCCCTATAATAGGGGGATAAATCCTTACCCTAACCTTGAGGCCATCATGACTGCCCATACCCTCAATCTGGAATCGGTCATAGAATTAAGCGATGAACAGTTCTATATGCTTTGTCGCCGTAATCCTGACCTGCGGTTTGAGCGCAGCGCCCAAGGAGATTTAATTATTATGTCCCCCACTGGCATTGAAACAAGTGAGCGTAATTTTGGTTTATATCTAGATCTGGGCATCTGGAATCGTAAAACCAAGCTAGGTCACTGCTTTGATTCTAATGGTGGGTATACTTTGCCGAATGGGGCAATTCGCGCCCCTGATATGAGTTGGATTCGTAACGATCGCTATGAATCCCTCAGTAAAGCCGATCGGACTAAGTTTGCGCCGATCTGCCCTGATTTTGTGGTGGAGTTGATGTCACCTAATGATGAATTGAAAGTTGTGCAGGCGAAGATGATTGAGTATATCGAGAATGGAG
Proteins encoded in this window:
- a CDS encoding phycobilisome rod-core linker polypeptide; its protein translation is MSIPLLEYTTKSENHRVDGFEVPGEEQPNRYKAGQGGIATDVDISISTAYRQIWNEQQMLSHYRQRFLESQLRSGQITVKDFIRGLLLSASFRNLVFDTNNNYRFAEICVQRVLGRNVYSDREKIAWSIVLATSGLNGFVDALLASDEYNDNFGDHTVPYQRRRILPQHDRGETTFNHMARYGTDYRDKLPKSSYGGRGGARLSYTRWEWQRNLPKELQQTWIALFYFGLAFIVLMFGVTVLGY
- a CDS encoding HigA family addiction module antitoxin → MLRLWINQPAHPGKIIKHAIESTGLNIGEAATKLGVTRQTLSRVINGRTSLSPEMAIRVSKAFGTTPEHWLRMQLAYDIAQMYDAIDRIQVERFPEPQMVT
- a CDS encoding Uma2 family endonuclease — translated: MYTYILNLESVLDLDDDAFYRLCANNPEVLFERSAQGELVINPLSGGTKGMQNAQLIGSLGIWNRQAKLGHGFDGSAGFTLPNGAIRSPDLSWIRNDRWDALSKEERESFAPLCPDFVMELVSWSDNLKLVQAKMIEYIENGAQLGWLINPEAKQVEIYRPGQSLGQEKELLEMPQSLSGEDVLPGFELDLGFLWE
- a CDS encoding protochlorophyllide reductase — translated: MIGQSKKTVIITGTSSGVGLFAAKALAERGDWNVIGACRNLEKAIAVAKDYGIPEDSYQVMEIDTSSLSSVRSFVQKFRESGRPLDALVCNAAIYTPLQKKPKFSEDGYELSMATNHLGHFLLCNLMIEDLQKSTTGDPRMVILGTVTHNPDELGGKIPPRPDLGDLEGFEAGFKEPITMANGKEFEPVRAYKESKVCNILTMRELHRRYHYNTGITFTSLYPGCVATTALFRNHYKLFQFLFPLFQRYITGGFVSEELAGERVAAVVADPEFRKSGAYWSWGNRQAEGREAFIQDVSPQASDYDKGEKMWECSKQLVGLA
- a CDS encoding Uma2 family endonuclease; translation: MTAHTLNLESVIELSDEQFYMLCRRNPDLRFERSAQGDLIIMSPTGIETSERNFGLYLDLGIWNRKTKLGHCFDSNGGYTLPNGAIRAPDMSWIRNDRYESLSKADRTKFAPICPDFVVELMSPNDELKVVQAKMIEYIENGAQLGWLINPKAQQVEIYRPISKSGQDAQPEKELLESPKTLSGEDVLPGFELDLGFMWE
- a CDS encoding addiction module protein; amino-acid sequence: MTNPALTQIFELSIAEKLQLVEDLWDSIAESPEQVPVRDWQKEELAKRKANYLQNPDSGSSWEEVKQRIHYDA
- a CDS encoding Uma2 family endonuclease, whose translation is MTAHTLNLESVIDLSNEQFYQLCRRNPDLRFERSANGDLIIMSPTGYETSRRNFSLIGKFAAWVEQNDLGYGFDSNGGFILPNGAIRSPDLSWVRKERLDALNMETEDQFLPICPDFVVELMSKSDRLSVTQAKLIEYIENGAQLGWLINPKAQQVEVYHPNSKSGQDAQPEKELLESPKTLSGEDLLPGFELDLGFMWE